One genomic segment of Balaenoptera musculus isolate JJ_BM4_2016_0621 chromosome 11, mBalMus1.pri.v3, whole genome shotgun sequence includes these proteins:
- the CXCR6 gene encoding C-X-C chemokine receptor type 6, with protein MAEYDYGDTGFFNASNDSSQGHKHFLQFSKFFLPCMYVVVFICGLVGNSLVLVIYIFYQKLKSLTDVFLMNLPLADLVFVCTLPFWAYAGIHEWVFGNVMCKTLLGIYTLNFYTSMLILTCITMDRFIAVVQATKAYNQQAKRMAWGKVICLSIWVVSLLVSLPQIIYGNVLYLDKSVCGYHNEEISTMVLATQMTLGFFLPLLAMIVCYSVIIKTLLQARGFQKHKSLKIIFLVVAVFLLTQTPFNLVKLIGSMSWEYHTMTSFHYAITVTEAIAYLRACLNPVLYAFVGLKFRKNFWKLVKDAGCLPYLGVSSQWKCSEDTSRTASASRNMEATSMFQL; from the coding sequence ATGGCTGAGTACGACTACGGAGACACCGGGTTCTTCAACGCTTCCAATGACAGCAGCCAGGGGCACAAACACTTCCTGCAGTTCAGCAAGTTCTTCCTGCCCTGCATGTATGTGGTGGTGTTCATCTGTGGCCTGGTGGGGAACTCCCTGGTGCTGGTCATATACATCTTCTACCAGAAGCTGAAGAGCCTGACGGACGTGTTCCTAATGAACCTGCCCTTGGCTGACCTGGTGTTCGTCTGTACTCTGCCCTTCTGGGCCTATGCAGGCATCCATGAGTGGGTCTTTGGCAACGTCATGTGCAAAACCCTGCTGGGCATCTACACTTTGAACTTCTACACGTCCATGCTCATCCTCACCTGCATCACCATGGACCGCTTCATTGCAGTGGTTCAGGCCACCAAGGCCTATAACCAGCAGGCCAAGCGGATGGCCTGGGGTAAGGTCATCTGCTTGTCCATCTGGGTAGTTTCCCTGCTGGTTTCCTTGCCACAGATCATCTATGGCAACGTCCTTTACCTTGACAAGTCTGTCTGCGGCTATCACAACGAGGAGATTTCCACCATGGTTCTGGCCACCCAGATGACACTGGGGTTCTTCCTGCCACTGCTTGCCATGATTGTCTGCTACTCAGTCATAATCAAGACCCTGCTTCAGGCCCGAGGCTTCCAGAAGCACAAGTCTCTGAAGATCATCTTCCTGGTGGTGGCGGTGTTCCTGCTGACCCAGACGCCCTTCAACCTCGTGAAGCTCATCGGCAGCATGAGCTGGGAGTACCACACCATGACCAGCTTTCACTATGCCATCACAGTGACAGAGGCCATCGCCTACCTGCGTGCCTGCCTTAATCCTGTGCTCTATGCCTTTGTTGGCCTGAAGTTTCGGAAGAACTTCTGGAAACTTGTGAAAGACGCTGGCTGCCTCCCTTACCTGGGTGTCTCAAGCCAATGGAAGTGTTCAGAGGACACTTCCAGGACTGCTTCAGCCTCTCGCAACATGGAGGCGACCAGCATGTTCCAGCTGTAG